From one Papio anubis isolate 15944 chromosome 12, Panubis1.0, whole genome shotgun sequence genomic stretch:
- the LOC101015775 gene encoding olfactory receptor 52B2, translated as MSHSNVTIFHPAGFVLLGIPGLEAYHIWLSIPLCLIYITAALGNSILIVVIVMEHNLHEPMYFFFSVLAMMDILLSTTTVPKALPIFWLHAHNIAVDACVTQVFFVHMMFVGESAILLAMAFDPFVAICAPLRYTAVLIWPVVGRIALVIITRSFCIIFPVIFLLKRLPFCRTNIVRHSYCEHIGVARLACADITVNIWYGFSVPIVMVILDVILIAVSYSLILRAVFRLPSQEAQHKAFSTCGSHLCVILMFYVPSFFTLLTHHFGRNIPQHVHILLANLYVVVPPMLNPIVYGVKTKQICEGVAHHQDLVLYLPSGLMDPHES; from the coding sequence ATGAGTCACAGCAATGTTACCATCTTCCATCCTGCAGGTTTTGTCCTACTTGGCATCCCTGGGTTGGAGGCTTATCACATTTGGCTGTCAATACCTCTTTGCCTCATTTACATCACTGCAGCCCTGGGAAACAGCATCCTGATAGTGGTTATTGTCATGGAACATAACCTTCATGAGCCcatgtatttcttcttctccGTGCTGGCCATGATGGACATCCTGCTGTCTACTACCACTGTGCCCAAGGCCCTACCAATCTTTTGGCTCCATGCCCATAACATTGCTGTTGATGCCTGTGTCACCCAAGTCTTCTTTGTCCATATGATGTTTGTGGGAGAGTCAGCTATCCTGTTAGCCATGGCCTTTGACCCCTTTGTGGCCATTTGTGCCCCACTGAGATATACTGCAGTGCTAATTTGGCCTGTTGTGGGAAGGATTGCTCTGGTCATCATCACCCGAAGCTTCTGCATCATCTTCCCAGTCATATTCTTGCTGAAGCGGCTGCCCTTCTGCCGAACCAACATTGTTCGTCATTCCTACTGTGAGCATATTGGAGTGGCTCGTTTAGCCTGTGCTGACATCACTGTTAACATCTGGTATGGCTTCTCAGTGCCCATTGTCATGGTCATCTTGGATGTGATCCTCATCGCTGTGTCTTACTCACTGATCCTCCGAGCAGTGTTTCGTTTGCCCTCCCAGGAGGCTCAGCACAAGGCCTTCAGCACTTGTGGCTCCCACCTCTGTGTCATCCTTATGTTTTATGTTCCATCCTTCTTTACCTTATTGACCCACCATTTTGGGCGTAATATTCCTCAACATGTCCATATCTTGCTGGCCAATCTCTATGTGGTGGTGCCACCAATGCTGAACCCCATTGTCTATGGTGTGAAGACTAAGCAGATATGTGAGGGTGTAGCCCACCATCAAGACTTGGTGCTGTATCTCCCCTCTGGGCTGATGGATCCTCATGAATCTTGA